The nucleotide sequence CAACGTCATTACATAACTGTGGAAAGTTAATCATAATTTATAACAGTACCGATTTCTATTTTGTCATAAAAAGAGAATTCTTATGGCTAACAGACACTATTGTGACAAGTACAGTGACGGTAGGGCAATCAATGATGCACATTTCTATTACAGTAGTAAATTGTAAGAAAGGAGCAATCACACATCGGCTGTCCACTGAGCTACCATACAGCTCACATCTGAATTTAGCTAAATACATACCTGCACCAGGTGCACATGGTTCCGTTTCACCGCCATACTCCGTCTGCACACCCATCACTATCTCCGCAGCCATGGTTctgagaaccatctcctccacagGTGTCAGCACGATGCTGCACGGTGGCCCTCCACCAGTCCTCTTTGCGTGGGCATTGATTTTAGCGGCCTTCTCTTTAACCTCTTTTCTGGTGTCACGCCACCGGTGCTGCACCTGCTTAATATCTCTTGGCATAACCGAAAGGGAGCTTACATCCTGTGCAATCTTCTCCCAAATCTTCTTTCGGCTGCACCACGAAAGCTTGGACTTAAAGAGAAGGCGATGTTTTTCACATACAGCACGGCACAAGAGTTCTTTTTCATCATCCGTAAAGCGCGCATTACGGGTTCTCTTTTGGGATGGCTGGGAGGCGCTTGAGTCCTCCTCTGGCTGCTGGTCCGTGGCATGGTCCTCTACCTGAGCCCGAACTCGCTTTCCCGGCATAGTTCAACCTGGACGGTAACAAAGAAAACGCAATTAATGAACATCATGGAGGAGATGAAATCGGTAATATATACTGTAACATTATTTAGGCCCCTGTATAGCCTTGTTTAAGAGCCTTTCCATTAACTGTGTTCAGCTGTTGTGAACATTAGTGATTACCTCCAGGTTGAGAGATAAATAAtaagaattcccccgatttaatgCAACAAATCGTTAATATTGGTTAGGGCGGTAAAAGCCCACACAGGACTAGACCAAAGTCCACCGGGGGTCTGGGAACTacttcctgcactcgaatcgtattgccgtacgGGAATACGGCCGGCGATTATCACGCAGGAGGCATCCGTAGGGCGGAACAGACAAAGCGGTCGCAGGAAAATGGGCGCCAATCAAGGGTGGACGAGAATGCCCTGACGGACGCCTATGTTCACGGGCGGCCATCGCGATTCGGGCGACCATCTACCGacttgatcacacgattcacatctccattAGAGATAAACATAAAACACAGCATGCAAAGAACCGTGAAACTATGCTACCGGGCTCAATAGAACGGAAAGCTTAAATCCAAGCGCTGAAATGGAAACATCTGCGCTTAGAAATGCAAAAAAGAGGGAAACATAACAgggcaaaaaagaagaaaataagaggGACAGTTGCAAAGTCACACGGTTAAACACAAGGGTGGCCCGTAGATGCCCGAACCAAAAGCGTTTAATGCAATGCTTACCTGCTTAAAGCCTTGACAATATCCGACAAAACAGTTGTTCACGGTGTGTCCTTGTCCAAACGAAAAATGTAAAGGGACTTTTCCATCCAAGGGAAGCGAGCTATATACACGCCCATGGTACGATTATAATGCCGTGCTGGCCAATAGGAAAAGCAAGTTATAAAACCGAAATGAAAATGCAGTTTGAAAACCAATAGGAAACTCCAGTTTCAAACTGCAATTTGTAAACCAATAGGAAACAGCTGTTTGAAAACCAATAGGAAACTCCTGTTTCAAAGACCTTCTTGAAACTCCAGTTTTCACCAACACTAAACGCCAGTAATAGGAATGCGGCAAGAATGGCGGCAATTCAGGAttgagcgcccatatgtttagccgtagcaaagcttCAACCTAGGATAGAGCTTAAATCTAGGATatagcgcccatatgtttagccgtagcaaaatggcgaaccgaaaactaagcttaaatctaggatacagcgcccatatgtttagccgtagcaaaatggcgaaccgaaaactaagcttaaatctaggatacagcgcccatatgtttagccgtagcaaagcttCAACCTAGGATACAGCTTAAATCTAGGAtacagcgcccatatgtttagccgtagcaaaatggcgaaccgaaaactaagcttaaATCTAGGATACAGCGCctatatgtttagccgtagcaaagcttcgacctaggatagagcgcccataaatgtttagccgtagcaaaatggcgaaccgaaaactaagcttaaatctaggatacagcgcccatatgtttagccgtagcaaaatggcgaaccgaaaactaagcttaaatctaggatacagcgcccatatgtttagccgtagcaaaatggcgaaccgaaaactaagcttaaATCTAGGATACAGCGCctatatgtttagccgtagcaaagcttcgacctaggatagagcgcccataaatgtttagccgtagcaaaatggcgaaccgaaaactaagcttaaatctaggatacagcgcccatatgtttagccgtagcaaagcttcgacctaggatagagcgcccataaatgtttagccgtagcaaaatggcgaaccgaaaactaagcttaaatctaggatacagcgcccatatgtttagccatagcaaaatggcgaaccgaaaactaagcttaaATCTAGGATACAGCGCctatatgtttagccgtagcaaagcttcga is from Rhinatrema bivittatum chromosome 2, aRhiBiv1.1, whole genome shotgun sequence and encodes:
- the LOC115086272 gene encoding myb-related transcription factor, partner of profilin-like, which encodes MPGKRVRAQVEDHATDQQPEEDSSASQPSQKRTRNARFTDDEKELLCRAVCEKHRLLFKSKLSWCSRKKIWEKIAQDVSSLSVMPRDIKQVQHRWRDTRKEVKEKAAKINAHAKRTGGGPPCSIVLTPVEEMVLRTMAAEIVMGVQTEYGGETEPCAPGAETMDDGDGDGDSGESEHQESLFPQPSTDPPSQAMSSGDLDTQDQYDVPVIGAEDVVLDLQYLNTPLAFQEPDPSQQSDEATVIEESEPVFPDTEIAPVFGIETVTDQLLAGIGSRLDGHHALILQELRLLRADFKQCMASLIGAIQSLAPKPPAGNKS